Within the Bacteroidales bacterium genome, the region ATGAGTGGGTTCAAAAACAGCTATGCCATTTTCTGACATTTGAGCACTGCATGCAAATCCTAATCCGCCAATTAATCCGGCAAATCCATCAGATACAATATCACCAAACATATTGCCTGCAACAATTACTCCGTAAGTTTCAGGGTTTTTGGTCAGCCACATCATTTGTGCATCAATATTTGTGTTCCATAATTGTATTTCAGGAAAATCAGCTTTTTGTATTTCTTTTGCCAATTTATACATCATTCCTGATGTTTCACGAATAACATTTGGTTTTTCACATAAAGTTACTGACTTGAAATTATATTTTTTTGCATATTCAAATGCAGAACGTAGTATTCTTTCGGTAGCTTTTTTAGAGAATATTCTTGTTGAAACAGATAATTCTTCTCTTGGTACATTTCCGAAGTTTTTTACAAATTTCGTATGAGTCATCAATCCATCATAAACTTTATCGGGTGGGTTTGTCCATTCTACACCACCGTATAATCCTTCGGTATTTTGTCTGAAAACCGGTACATTAACTTCAGGTTCTTCAATAGTATTTCCGGGTCCTCTTCGTATGAAGTTCAAAGGATTTCCTTTGTAAGTTCTGCAAGGTCTGATACAAATATCTAAGTTGAAATGCTGACGTAAGCCAACGATAGGGCTTGAATAAACCAAACCTTTACTCTTAAGTTCAGGAGATAGTTCATCAGCAGCTTCATCCTTCGGTTTTGAAGTGATTGCACCAAATAATCCGATTTTATGTTCTTCAATTAGTTTTAGGGTTCTGTCAGGCAATGGATTTCCTTCGTTACACCAATATTCCCATCCAATATCACCTTCAATGTAGTTTGCTTCAAATCCTGCTGCATCTAAAACTCTGATAGCATTTTCAAGGACTACTTTTCCTATGCCATCTCCCGGCATTTTTACAATTGTTCTTTTAGCCATGTCTTATTATATTTTAGTTAAAAAAATGTTTTATTTTTTAATAGCTCATTACAAATACATTTATATATTTTAATAGGACATAAAAATAATATAAATTGTTATCTTATACTTATTTGCCAATATATTTATTTAAAATATTTATTGTTTTACAGCATAATATTAATTAGAGTTTATAAGAAAACCTTTGAAATTTATAATTATGCTGTCATTTCGACTGCCTGCCTGTCCGGTAGGCAGGAAAGGAGAAATCTCATTCAATTGATATACATTGTGTTATGAGATTTCTCACTTCGTTCGAAATGACAATATAGGAGTTTTCTTACGAACACTAATTAATCCATAGAATGTTGTTTAATATTTAATTGTTTGTAAATTGTTAGGTTAAAACCAAAAAATAAATTATAATTAGCTATGCGAAAAACAATTATACTTTTTCTTACTATCCTATTTACAACAACTTTTAATAGTTATCCTTATAGCAAACAAAAAATTGATAGTTTAAAAATTATTTTAAAATCTTCTAATGCAGATACTACCAAAGTAAATATTCTTAATGAGCTTTTTTATGAATTACGATATGATTCCACAAATCAAGCAATTATTTATGTAAAAGAAGCTCTAGAAATATCAAAAAAGGTAAATTATAAGAAAGGAATAGCCAATTCTATTCACAATATTGGTATAGGAAATTATTATCAAAGTAATTATAATGAAGCTATAAAGTATCTATTAGAATCTTTAAAACTTGCAAAAGAAATAAAAGATTCAATTCTAATTTCCAAATCTATTGAAAATATTGCTCTTTCTTATGAAGTGCTTGGTGAATATGAAAAAGCTTTGGAATATTATACAGAAAACCTTAAGATTAACGAACAAATTAAGGATAAATATTCAGAAGCAATAACAAAATTAAATATTGCAAATATATACTTTAATAAAGGAGAATATTCTAAAGCTCTAGGTAATTATATACAGTCGATGAGTTCCTTAGAAGAATTAGGCTATAAAAGTGAAATGTCAAAAGCAATGACAAATGTTGGCAATGTTTATTATAGATTAAAATATTATGAAAAAGCATTAGAATATTACTTGAAATCATTTGAAATTAAGCAAGAACTTGGTGATAAAAAGGGAAGTGCAAATTTACTTAACAATATTGGTAGTATTTATTATACGGAAGAAAATTTTGATAAATCAATTGAATATTTTAAAAAGTCTTTAAGAATACGTGAAGAAATCGGCAATAAATTTGGTATTGCTTCTTCATTATCTAATATAGGGGTTATATACAGAATAAAAGGGAATCTTGAAAAAGCATTAGAATATCAAAAAAGAGCGCTTATAATAAAACAGGAAATCGGTAGTAAAAAAAGTATTGCTTATACCTTTGATAATATTGGAAGAATTTATTTGGAAAAAAGAAATTACAGGGAATCATTTATATATTTTAATAAAGGTTTAAAAATATATAGTGAATTAGGTAATAAACAGTCAATTGCTGAGAGCAACTATTATATTTCCGGAGTATTTGCAGAAATGAAGAATTATAAAAAAGCTTATAATTATTATATACTATATCATCAATTAATGGATAGTATTTTTAATGAAAATATGAGTAAACAGATTGCAGAAATGCAAACTAAGTATGAAACAGAAAAAAAAGAAAAAGAAATAGAATTACAAAAAGTCGAAATTATAAATAAAGAAAATCAAATAAAACAAAAAAAATTACAGCAAAATATTACAATTATTGTATTGTTTTTTGTTTTGATAATTTTAATAATAATTTATATAATCTATAGGCAAAAAAGAAAAGCTAATATATTGTTAACTAAACAAAAAGAAGAAATACTTGATAAAAATGAAGAATTATATCAACAAAAAGAAGAAATTAAAGTTCAATCTGAAATAATAAATAAGGCAAATAAAGAAATAATTAGAAATACTAAATTAAAGGAATTGTTTTTTGCAAGTACAAGCCATGAAATAAGAACACCAATAAATGTTATAGTAGGTTTTACGAATTTGTTACTAAATTCGAAATTATCTACAAAACAAAAATCATATATCGAAAATATAAGAAATTCAGGAAAAAATCTTTTAGTTATAATTAATGATATTCTTGATTTTTCTAAAATTGAAGCTAAAAGATTAAAGATTAAAATGCTCGAATTTAATTTATTTAAATTAATTGATAGTTTTTATAATTCAATAAAAATCAGGTCTGATGAAAAGAAATTAGATTTAATATTAGAAACTGATAATAAACTTCCCGAATTTGTAATTGGTGACCCGGTTCGTTTAACTCAAATACTGACTAATCTTGTTGCTAATGCTATTAAATTTACCAGCGAAAACGGAAAGATAAAAATTAAAGTAGAACTTATTAATGATAATCAAAATCAAGTTAAAATAAGATTTAAAATTTCAGATACGGGAATAGGGATACATGAAAATAAAATCCAAAATATTTTTGAAAATTACACACAGGCAAATATTGAAACAACGCGAACGTACGGAGGAACGGGTCTCGGATTATCAATAGTA harbors:
- a CDS encoding isocitrate/isopropylmalate dehydrogenase family protein produces the protein MAKRTIVKMPGDGIGKVVLENAIRVLDAAGFEANYIEGDIGWEYWCNEGNPLPDRTLKLIEEHKIGLFGAITSKPKDEAADELSPELKSKGLVYSSPIVGLRQHFNLDICIRPCRTYKGNPLNFIRRGPGNTIEEPEVNVPVFRQNTEGLYGGVEWTNPPDKVYDGLMTHTKFVKNFGNVPREELSVSTRIFSKKATERILRSAFEYAKKYNFKSVTLCEKPNVIRETSGMMYKLAKEIQKADFPEIQLWNTNIDAQMMWLTKNPETYGVIVAGNMFGDIVSDGFAGLIGGLGFACSAQMSENGIAVFEPTHGSAPKYAEYDVSIVNPIAMIESACMMLDYINEGEIAKKIRKAVAEIIAEGKVRTYDMKKMTGRQDVIEKGAASTQQMTDAIIEKL
- a CDS encoding tetratricopeptide repeat protein produces the protein MRKTIILFLTILFTTTFNSYPYSKQKIDSLKIILKSSNADTTKVNILNELFYELRYDSTNQAIIYVKEALEISKKVNYKKGIANSIHNIGIGNYYQSNYNEAIKYLLESLKLAKEIKDSILISKSIENIALSYEVLGEYEKALEYYTENLKINEQIKDKYSEAITKLNIANIYFNKGEYSKALGNYIQSMSSLEELGYKSEMSKAMTNVGNVYYRLKYYEKALEYYLKSFEIKQELGDKKGSANLLNNIGSIYYTEENFDKSIEYFKKSLRIREEIGNKFGIASSLSNIGVIYRIKGNLEKALEYQKRALIIKQEIGSKKSIAYTFDNIGRIYLEKRNYRESFIYFNKGLKIYSELGNKQSIAESNYYISGVFAEMKNYKKAYNYYILYHQLMDSIFNENMSKQIAEMQTKYETEKKEKEIELQKVEIINKENQIKQKKLQQNITIIVLFFVLIILIIIYIIYRQKRKANILLTKQKEEILDKNEELYQQKEEIKVQSEIINKANKEIIRNTKLKELFFASTSHEIRTPINVIVGFTNLLLNSKLSTKQKSYIENIRNSGKNLLVIINDILDFSKIEAKRLKIKMLEFNLFKLIDSFYNSIKIRSDEKKLDLILETDNKLPEFVIGDPVRLTQILTNLVANAIKFTSENGKIKIKVELINDNQNQVKIRFKISDTGIGIHENKIQNIFENYTQANIETTRTYGGTGLGLSIVKNLIELQNGEISVESELGKGSTFSFTLNYTKSDGKKLPEKPDKFKIDKVKEINKMSILLVDDNVINRTLAIDTIHLFNDKIMIDEAVNGKIAVDLINRNEYALVLMDIVMPVMNGYEATNIIRNKLPAPKNKIPILGMTANILEEERKKCLSIGMNEYITKPFEPKDLFSKIMELTK